From the Candidatus Bathyarchaeia archaeon genome, one window contains:
- a CDS encoding archaellin/type IV pilin N-terminal domain-containing protein — MKLFKSRKALSPVVATIILIAVTVAVSIAVAAWMGALTFTFTATEQLQITQVEFVSGGKVNVTLQNTGTAPITVTEIHIAGGSTPSGDLLASDVTVPANSQKEVQVSFTWSPGSNYQVRVVTSKGNQFYYSAVAPSS; from the coding sequence ATGAAACTATTCAAGAGTAGGAAAGCCCTAAGCCCCGTAGTAGCAACCATCATACTCATCGCCGTAACCGTCGCCGTCAGCATCGCCGTAGCCGCATGGATGGGAGCCCTAACCTTCACATTCACAGCAACAGAACAACTACAAATAACCCAAGTAGAATTCGTGAGTGGTGGAAAAGTAAACGTGACCCTGCAAAACACAGGTACAGCACCAATAACAGTAACCGAAATACACATAGCTGGAGGCTCAACCCCCAGTGGAGATTTGTTAGCATCTGATGTAACGGTGCCCGCCAATAGTCAAAAAGAAGTTCAAGTGTCATTTACTTGGAGCCCTGGAAGCAACTATCAAGTGCGTGTTGTAACTTCAAAGGGCAATCAGTTCTACTACTCGGCTGTTGCGCCAAGTTCATAG
- a CDS encoding Ldh family oxidoreductase, translating to MIKLYEKTVPAPPEEYVRVDHQSLRDFVAAVFASYSVPEDASRIAADVLVFADLMGVESHGVQRLGRYTRGLQAGSVNPKPNIKVVGESASTALVDGDSGLGQVVAYRAMDLAVEKARGAGVSVVGVRNSHHFGMAGYYALQAMERSMIGIVMTNSEALVAYTHTVGRNIGTNPIAVGFPTRRPPPILFDAATSVVPIGKIEVYAKEGRRIPFGWALSPEGKPIDDPKEVLVRKGALLPLGGLGEIFGGHKGSGLALVVDILCGVLTGANYGRHVRHTTEKERANVGHFMMAINIERLTSLDYFLDRVEEYKRYVKGLPKISEDVEVWIPGEKAWLTMETRRRIGIPIHREVLRELMEEGKRAGVEFDVKILKETA from the coding sequence TTGATCAAACTGTATGAGAAGACCGTTCCGGCGCCACCAGAGGAGTATGTGAGGGTTGATCATCAGTCTCTGAGGGATTTTGTAGCCGCAGTCTTTGCCTCTTACAGTGTTCCTGAAGATGCCTCGCGTATTGCTGCCGACGTGCTTGTATTTGCTGATCTTATGGGGGTTGAAAGCCATGGGGTTCAGAGGCTTGGAAGGTACACCCGCGGTCTTCAAGCGGGCTCTGTGAATCCCAAACCTAACATTAAGGTTGTGGGTGAGTCAGCCTCCACTGCGCTGGTTGATGGAGATTCTGGGTTGGGGCAGGTGGTTGCCTATAGGGCTATGGATTTGGCTGTTGAAAAGGCTCGCGGGGCTGGTGTATCCGTTGTGGGCGTCAGGAACAGTCATCACTTCGGTATGGCTGGTTATTATGCTCTTCAGGCTATGGAACGGAGTATGATTGGCATTGTGATGACCAACTCGGAGGCTTTGGTGGCTTACACGCACACCGTTGGTAGGAATATTGGGACAAACCCTATAGCTGTGGGTTTTCCAACAAGGAGGCCTCCGCCCATACTTTTTGATGCAGCGACAAGCGTTGTGCCCATTGGAAAAATTGAGGTTTACGCTAAGGAGGGGAGAAGAATACCCTTTGGCTGGGCCTTGTCTCCGGAGGGCAAGCCCATTGACGATCCTAAGGAAGTTTTGGTTAGGAAGGGAGCTTTGCTGCCACTAGGAGGACTTGGCGAGATTTTTGGCGGTCATAAGGGGTCAGGTTTGGCGCTCGTTGTGGACATTTTGTGCGGCGTGTTAACTGGGGCTAATTATGGCAGGCATGTGAGGCATACGACGGAGAAAGAGCGGGCTAACGTGGGGCACTTCATGATGGCCATAAATATAGAGAGGCTAACGTCCTTGGACTATTTCCTCGATAGGGTTGAGGAGTATAAGCGCTATGTGAAAGGTTTACCGAAGATTTCTGAGGATGTTGAGGTTTGGATTCCCGGGGAGAAGGCTTGGCTAACCATGGAAACAAGGAGGCGGATAGGGATACCGATCCATAGAGAAGTTTTGAGGGAGCTGATGGAGGAGGGGAAAAGGGCGGGCGTTGAATTCGATGTCAAAATTCTCAAGGAAACGGCTTAA